The proteins below are encoded in one region of Vannielia litorea:
- the gpmI gene encoding 2,3-bisphosphoglycerate-independent phosphoglycerate mutase, which yields MPKPVVLCILDGWGLGDGGPGDAPALARTPVMDRLMATCPHATLTTFGPDVGLPTGQMGNSEVGHTNIGAGRVVAMDLGQIDLAIEDGSFAENEGLGAFIAALKASGGTAHLAGLVSPGGVHSHQSHMIAAARAIAAAGVPVAIHALTDGRDVAPKSADGYIAETEKALPEGARFVTVSGRYYAMDRDNRWDRVSKAYEAILHGKGEAGESATGTVTAAYAADKTDEFILPTVLPGYAGMTDGDGLFFLNFRADRAREILRAIGEPGFAEFDPGTRPRLAALLGMVEYSEGHNAYMTTCFPPRDIRNTLGAWVARHGLTQFHIAETEKYPHVTFFLNGGKEDPEPGEDRYMPKSPDVATYDMKPEMSAPEVSERLVAAIEKGYDFIVVNFANPDMVGHTGVIEAAVAACEAVDTGLGKALDALEKAGGAIIVTADHGNCDMMIDPETGGPHTAHTLNPVPVVIYGAPEGARVAEGRLADLAPTVLELMGLPQPEEMTGKSLLR from the coding sequence CCCAAGCCTGTTGTCCTTTGCATTCTCGATGGCTGGGGCCTTGGCGACGGCGGCCCCGGCGATGCCCCGGCCCTGGCGCGGACCCCCGTGATGGACCGGCTGATGGCGACATGCCCGCATGCCACGCTCACCACCTTCGGCCCCGACGTGGGGCTGCCCACGGGGCAGATGGGCAACTCGGAGGTGGGCCATACCAACATCGGGGCAGGGCGCGTCGTGGCGATGGACCTGGGCCAGATCGACCTGGCCATCGAGGACGGCAGCTTCGCCGAGAACGAGGGGTTGGGCGCCTTCATCGCCGCCCTGAAGGCATCCGGCGGCACGGCGCATCTGGCGGGGCTGGTCTCGCCGGGCGGGGTGCACAGCCACCAGAGCCACATGATCGCCGCCGCCCGCGCCATTGCCGCCGCGGGTGTGCCGGTGGCGATCCACGCGCTGACGGACGGGCGCGACGTGGCGCCGAAGTCGGCCGATGGCTACATCGCCGAGACCGAGAAGGCCCTGCCGGAGGGCGCGCGGTTCGTCACCGTTTCGGGGCGTTACTACGCGATGGACCGCGACAACCGCTGGGACAGGGTCTCGAAGGCTTACGAGGCCATCTTGCATGGCAAGGGCGAGGCGGGCGAGAGCGCAACAGGGACCGTCACCGCGGCCTATGCCGCCGACAAGACCGACGAGTTCATCCTGCCCACGGTGCTGCCCGGCTACGCGGGCATGACGGATGGCGACGGCCTCTTTTTCCTCAACTTCCGCGCCGACCGCGCCCGCGAGATCCTGCGGGCCATCGGCGAGCCGGGGTTCGCGGAGTTCGACCCGGGCACGCGGCCCCGGCTCGCCGCGCTGCTCGGGATGGTCGAATACTCCGAAGGCCACAATGCCTACATGACCACCTGTTTCCCGCCACGCGACATCCGCAACACGCTGGGGGCCTGGGTGGCCAGGCACGGGCTGACGCAGTTTCACATCGCGGAGACGGAGAAGTACCCGCACGTCACCTTCTTCCTGAACGGTGGCAAGGAGGACCCGGAGCCGGGCGAGGACCGCTACATGCCGAAGTCGCCCGATGTGGCGACCTATGACATGAAGCCCGAGATGAGCGCGCCGGAGGTGTCGGAGCGACTCGTGGCGGCGATCGAGAAGGGCTACGACTTCATCGTCGTGAACTTCGCCAATCCCGACATGGTGGGCCACACCGGCGTGATCGAGGCTGCCGTGGCCGCCTGCGAGGCGGTCGACACCGGGCTGGGCAAGGCGCTGGACGCGCTGGAGAAGGCGGGCGGAGCGATCATCGTAACCGCAGACCACGGCAATTGCGACATGATGATCGACCCCGAGACCGGCGGCCCGCACACGGCGCACACGCTGAACCCGGTGCCGGTGGTGATCTACGGCGCGCCGGAGGGGGCCCGTGTGGCCGAGGGGCGGCTGGCCGACCTTGCGCCGACCGTGCTGGAGCTGATGGGGCTGCCGCAGCCCGAGGAAATGACCGGAAAGAGCCTGTTGCGATGA
- a CDS encoding NYN domain-containing protein has translation MCNESNPARAALLIDGDNISATHAAQLLAAAPDAAVARVYADPTHQKGWATQSAFELRGVEQGKNAADILLVIEAMELALAGGVTRMTIASSDADFRSLALRLRAMGCIVTGCGTLGTPESFRKACTRFVYLVDLGPVVPTEAPPPGSNEFNALLGLLIREAGPDGMRLSDLGTYMLRHHAVTKSMLPQGGWHLYLEAQGGLFSINNADGPARVATSS, from the coding sequence ATGTGTAACGAGTCGAACCCCGCCCGCGCCGCCCTGCTGATCGACGGGGACAACATCAGCGCCACCCATGCCGCGCAATTGCTTGCTGCGGCACCAGATGCGGCGGTCGCACGGGTCTATGCCGACCCGACGCACCAGAAAGGCTGGGCTACCCAGTCCGCTTTCGAGTTGCGAGGCGTGGAGCAAGGCAAGAACGCCGCCGACATCCTGCTAGTGATTGAAGCGATGGAACTAGCCCTCGCCGGAGGCGTCACACGCATGACCATTGCCAGCTCCGATGCCGATTTCCGGTCGCTCGCCCTCCGCTTGCGCGCTATGGGCTGCATAGTGACAGGATGTGGTACACTTGGAACCCCCGAGAGTTTTCGCAAAGCGTGCACCCGCTTTGTGTATCTGGTCGACCTGGGACCGGTCGTCCCCACGGAGGCGCCTCCTCCAGGCTCGAACGAATTCAATGCATTGCTTGGCTTGCTGATCCGAGAGGCTGGCCCGGACGGAATGCGTTTGTCCGATCTCGGAACTTACATGTTGAGGCATCACGCCGTCACCAAGAGCATGCTCCCCCAGGGTGGATGGCATCTCTACCTGGAAGCGCAAGGCGGGCTGTTCTCGATCAACAATGCCGACGGACCTGCCAGGGTCGCCACAAGCTCCTGA
- a CDS encoding S41 family peptidase, giving the protein MKKFAMAALGGTLAGVLLSTQIAGPLIAQETDRNASIYEQLDLFGDIFERIRAQYVEEVDEKELIEAAINGMLTSLDPHSSYLSPDDAADMRVQTRGEFGGLGIEVTQEEGFVKVVSPIDDTPADEAGIEAGDFITHVDGESVLGLTLDDAVELMRGPVGSEIVITVVREGVAEPFDVTIVRDTIKLTAVRTRTEGKSVVLRITTFNDQTYPNLEEGLKKAVEEAGGMEAINGIVLDLRNNPGGLLTQAIKVSDAFLDKGEIVSTRGRQASDGDRFNATAGDLAESKPIVVLINGGSASASEIVAGALQDHRRAIVVGTKSFGKGSVQTVMPLKGDGAMRLTTARYYTPSGRSIQALGVSPDIIVEQPRVDPTATEEDEDDSAARRSRSEADLRGAISNDSLSEDEIRQIEEERAEAEKSAELREEDYQLAYAIDLLKGLHALEPGDAPAE; this is encoded by the coding sequence ATGAAGAAATTCGCGATGGCCGCGCTGGGCGGCACGCTGGCGGGGGTGCTGCTGAGCACCCAGATCGCCGGGCCCCTGATCGCTCAGGAAACCGACCGCAACGCCTCGATCTACGAGCAGCTCGACCTGTTCGGCGACATCTTCGAGCGGATCCGCGCCCAATACGTGGAAGAGGTCGACGAGAAGGAGCTGATCGAAGCGGCCATCAACGGCATGCTCACCTCGCTCGACCCGCATTCCTCCTACCTTTCGCCCGACGACGCCGCCGACATGCGGGTGCAGACCCGTGGCGAGTTCGGCGGGCTCGGGATCGAGGTGACGCAGGAAGAGGGCTTCGTGAAGGTCGTCTCCCCGATCGACGACACCCCTGCCGACGAGGCCGGAATCGAGGCGGGCGACTTCATCACCCATGTCGACGGCGAGTCGGTTCTGGGCCTCACGCTCGACGACGCGGTGGAGCTGATGCGCGGGCCGGTGGGCTCGGAGATCGTCATCACTGTGGTCCGCGAAGGGGTCGCCGAGCCCTTCGACGTCACCATCGTGCGCGACACCATCAAGCTCACCGCCGTGCGCACCCGCACCGAGGGCAAGTCGGTCGTGCTGCGGATCACCACCTTCAACGACCAGACCTACCCCAACCTCGAAGAGGGCCTGAAGAAGGCCGTCGAAGAGGCCGGCGGCATGGAGGCGATCAACGGCATCGTGCTTGATCTGCGCAACAACCCGGGCGGTTTGCTGACCCAGGCGATCAAGGTCTCCGACGCCTTCCTCGACAAGGGCGAGATCGTCAGCACGCGGGGCCGGCAGGCCTCTGACGGCGACCGGTTCAACGCCACGGCGGGCGACCTGGCCGAGAGCAAGCCGATCGTGGTGCTGATCAACGGCGGCTCCGCCTCGGCCTCCGAGATCGTGGCCGGCGCCCTGCAGGACCACCGCCGCGCCATCGTGGTGGGCACCAAGAGCTTTGGCAAAGGCTCGGTGCAGACGGTCATGCCGCTCAAGGGCGACGGGGCGATGCGCCTGACCACGGCGCGCTATTACACGCCGTCGGGCCGCTCGATCCAGGCGCTGGGCGTTTCGCCCGACATCATCGTGGAGCAGCCCCGGGTCGATCCGACGGCCACCGAGGAGGACGAGGACGACTCGGCCGCCCGCCGCTCGCGGTCGGAGGCCGACCTGCGTGGCGCGATCAGCAACGACAGCCTCTCCGAGGACGAGATCCGGCAGATCGAGGAAGAGCGCGCCGAGGCCGAGAAATCGGCCGAGCTGCGCGAGGAGGACTATCAGCTGGCCTATGCCATCGACCTGCTGAAAGGCCTGCACGCCCTCGAGCCGGGCGACGCCCCGGCGGAGTGA
- a CDS encoding murein hydrolase activator EnvC family protein, with the protein MIRAALLALALAAPATAQQTDPASIAVEAASLLTKAAAALQEAETRADRVEALTRTVRAYETGLSALRTGLRQAAIREGALRATLEAREAEVSRLLGVLSTMERSPAPLLLLHPSGPAGTARAAMILGAVTPGLQAEAAALRAQVEEIALLQVLQESAGETLEEGLRGAQEARLALTQAIDERTDLPRRYVEDPTRLRQLLETSDTLAAFAGGLAEIDGDTAPEDAAFEAQKGTLALPGPATVIRRYEEPDAAGIARPGLLLALYPGTLLTAPAAATIRYTGPLLDYGNVMILEPAPDTLLVLAGMETVYGEAGQIVAAGAPLGLMGGQTLGTAAGEFARDPAREAGAERSETLYMELRQGEAPVDPTDWFAATKDG; encoded by the coding sequence ATGATCCGGGCCGCGCTTCTGGCGCTCGCTCTCGCGGCACCGGCCACGGCCCAGCAGACCGACCCTGCAAGCATTGCCGTGGAGGCGGCCTCGCTGCTGACCAAGGCGGCGGCGGCGCTGCAGGAGGCCGAGACACGGGCCGACCGGGTGGAGGCGCTGACCCGCACGGTGCGGGCCTATGAGACGGGTCTTTCGGCGCTGCGCACCGGGCTGCGCCAGGCGGCGATCCGCGAGGGCGCGCTGCGCGCCACGCTGGAGGCGCGGGAGGCGGAGGTGAGCCGCCTGCTCGGCGTGCTCTCGACGATGGAACGCTCGCCCGCGCCGTTGCTGCTGCTGCACCCCAGTGGCCCCGCAGGCACCGCGCGGGCAGCGATGATCCTCGGGGCGGTCACGCCCGGCCTGCAGGCCGAGGCCGCGGCGCTGCGGGCGCAGGTGGAGGAGATCGCGCTGTTGCAGGTGTTGCAGGAGAGCGCGGGCGAGACGCTGGAGGAGGGGTTGCGCGGGGCGCAGGAGGCGCGGCTGGCCCTGACCCAGGCGATCGACGAGCGCACCGACCTGCCGCGCCGCTACGTGGAAGACCCGACCCGGCTGCGGCAGCTGCTCGAGACCTCCGACACGCTCGCGGCCTTCGCGGGGGGGCTGGCCGAGATCGACGGCGACACCGCGCCCGAGGATGCCGCATTCGAGGCGCAGAAAGGCACGCTGGCGTTGCCCGGCCCGGCCACGGTGATCCGCCGCTACGAGGAGCCCGATGCCGCCGGGATTGCCCGGCCCGGCCTTCTGCTGGCGCTCTATCCGGGCACGCTGCTGACGGCCCCCGCAGCCGCCACGATCCGCTACACGGGGCCGCTTCTCGACTACGGAAACGTGATGATCCTTGAGCCCGCGCCCGACACTCTGTTGGTGCTTGCCGGGATGGAAACTGTCTATGGTGAAGCCGGCCAGATCGTGGCCGCGGGGGCGCCGCTCGGGCTGATGGGCGGCCAGACCCTGGGCACGGCAGCCGGAGAATTTGCCCGAGACCCCGCGCGGGAGGCTGGTGCAGAGCGCAGCGAAACGCTCTATATGGAGCTGAGACAAGGCGAGGCGCCGGTGGACCCCACCGACTGGTTCGCCGCGACAAAGGATGGATGA
- a CDS encoding RNA pyrophosphohydrolase, with protein MTKPLPDPDSLPYRPCVGVMLLNRDGHVFTGQRIDSAVPAWQMPQGGLDKGEDHRTAALRELEEETGISADRVEIIAETAEPVRYDLPPELLGKVWKGKYRGQEQHWVLMRFLGEDAEVNLATEHPEFSEWRWLPGAELVANIVPFKRSVYEAVVAEFQEYLE; from the coding sequence ATGACCAAGCCCCTGCCCGACCCCGACTCGCTTCCTTATCGCCCCTGCGTGGGTGTCATGCTGCTCAACCGCGATGGACATGTGTTCACTGGTCAGCGGATCGACAGTGCGGTGCCGGCCTGGCAGATGCCGCAGGGCGGGCTGGACAAGGGGGAGGACCATCGCACGGCGGCGCTGCGCGAGCTGGAGGAGGAGACGGGGATTTCGGCCGACAGGGTCGAGATCATCGCCGAGACCGCCGAGCCGGTGCGTTACGATCTGCCGCCGGAGCTGTTGGGAAAGGTCTGGAAGGGCAAGTATCGCGGGCAGGAACAGCACTGGGTGCTGATGCGTTTTCTGGGAGAGGACGCCGAGGTGAACCTTGCCACCGAGCACCCGGAGTTCTCGGAGTGGCGCTGGCTGCCCGGCGCCGAGCTGGTGGCAAACATCGTGCCGTTCAAGCGGTCGGTCTACGAGGCCGTTGTGGCGGAGTTTCAGGAGTATCTCGAATGA